A genomic window from Chanodichthys erythropterus isolate Z2021 chromosome 1, ASM2448905v1, whole genome shotgun sequence includes:
- the LOC137031825 gene encoding tudor domain-containing protein 1-like: MASVDQRVMVITSAKKDVENEVFSEGKFSEPIFAEKSNRVDCVAYHWIITTNSELWDTGDIFSETNHSKAEPFPNEMVDFLFQDDWKIANLYSQSNCSSKEESCPLDGCKGSGTLTDEPEDDVHIQIPEFQSRKFEEMPVVITHVVHPNKFFIQHKDTNLCELSEIMLSRNSSRSFAEMKSVPDIGAYVMAWFPKQEIWCRGQVIKICQLSGDIKVQVRRIDYGDDICVSLGDIKEMSGEIASRPLQALQVSLANVRPVNGETWSFEAISWFKSKVLSKTLYARIYPEEEVELFMEKGKIGAMRRGDSLSVRLAQNRFAIHRSNKHKGLKRSDIQKQTRQQSSEWEKYLISCYRQNRK, from the exons ATGGCATCTGTGGATCAGAGAGTCATGGTTATCACCAGTGCCAAGAAGGATGTGGAGAATGAGGTCTTTTCTGAGGGGAAATTTTCTGAACCCATATTTGCAGAGAAAAGCAACAGAGTTGATTGTGTGGCCTACCACTGGATTATTACCACAAACAGTGAATTGTGGGACACTGGGGATATTTTCTCAGAGACAAATCACTCGAAGGCTGAGCCATTCCCAAATGAAATGGTTGATTTTCTTTTCCAAGATGACTGGAAAATTGCCAACCTCTACAGCCAAAGCAACTGTTCCTCAAAAGAAGAGTCATGTCCTCTGGATGGCTGTAAAGGCTCCGGCACACTGACTGATGAACCTGAAGATGATGTACATATCCAAATCCCAGAGTTTCAGAGTCGCAAATTTGAGGAGATGCCAGTTGTTATCACCCACGTTGTTCACCCAAACAAGTTCTTCATCCAACACAAGGACACAAATCTTTGTGAACTGTCTGAAATCATGCT aagtAGGAATAGCAGTAGATCTTTTGCAGAGATGAAAAGCGTCCCAGATATTGGAGCTTATGTCATGGCGTGGTTTCCCAAGCAGGAGATATGGTGCCGTGGCCAGGTCATCAAAATTTGTCAGTTAAGTGGAG ACATTAAGGTGCAAGTCAGGAGGATTGACTATGGAGATGACATTTGCGTGTCTCTTGGGGATATTAAGGAAATGAGTGGAGAAATTGCATCCAGACCTTTGCAAGCTCTGCAGGTCTCACTGGCAAAT GTAAGGCCAGTAAATGGAGAAACCTGGTCTTTTGAAGCGATCAGCTGGTTCAAAAGTAAAGTGCTGAGCAAAACTCTTTATGCCAGGATTTACCCAGAAGAAGAAGTTGAACTCTTCATGGAAAAGGGAAAGATTGGTGCCATGAG GAGAGGTGATTCCCTCTCTGTGAGACTTGCTCAGAACAGATTTGCCATACACAGAAGTAACAAGCACAAGGGGCTGAAGAGAA GTGATATCCAAAAACAGACACGACAACAGTCCTCAGAGTGGGAGAAGTATTTGATTTCCTGTTACCGTCAAAACAGGAAATGA
- the gjb1b gene encoding connexin 31.7: protein MNWASFYAVISGVNRHSTGIGRIWLSVIFIFRIMVLVVAAESVWGDEKSGFTCNTQQPGCNSVCYDQFFPISHIRLWALQLILVSTPALLVAMHVAHRRHIEKKILKMSGRGSEKEFQTIKIQKFKISGALWWTYMISIIFRIIFEVVFLYIFYLIYPDIKMVRLVKCDSYPCPNTVDCFVSRPTEKTIFTIFMLAVSGVCVLLNIAEVIYLIGRACIKYFQGAVSQPKGPWLTQKLGTYKQNEINQLISEHSFKPRFNVGRKPPTEKSERCSAF from the coding sequence ATGAATTGGGCTTCGTTTTATGCTGTGATCAGTGGTGTGAACCGGCATTCGACAGGCATTGGACGCATCTGGCTGTCTGTCATCTTCATCTTCCGTATCATGGTGCTGGTAGTGGCAGCTGAAAGTGTGTGGGGAGACGAGAAGTCTGGATTTACCTGCAACACTCAGCAGCCTGGTTGCAACAGCGTGTGCTACGACCAGTTCTTCCCCATCTCTCACATCCGTCTCTGGGCTCTGCAGCTCATTCTGGTGTCCACACCGGCCCTGCTGGTCGCCATGCATGTTGCCCATCGGCGGCACATAGAGAAAAAGATCCTCAAGATGTCCGGTCGGGGAAGTGAAAAGGAATTTCAGACCATAAAGATACAGAAGTTCAAGATCTCCGGTGCACTGTGGTGGACTTACATGATAAGCATAATTTTCCGCATCATTTTTGAGGTGGTTTTCTTGTACATTTTTTACTTAATCTATCCAGATATCAAGATGGTTCGTCTTGTGAAGTGTGACTCTTACCCCTGTCCCAATACAGTGGACTGTTTTGTGTCCCGTCCTACAGAGAAAACCATTTTTACTATCTTCATGCTGGCAGTGTCTGGAGTTTGTGTCTTGCTGAACATTGCAGAGGTTATATATTTAATAGGTCGGGCATGTATCAAATATTTTCAAGGAGCAGTAAGTCAACCTAAAGGACCTTGGCTCACTCAAAAACTGGGAACCTACAAGCAGAATGAAATAAATCAGCTGATATCGGAGCACTCGTTCAAGCCTAGATTCAATGTTGGGCGGAAACCTCCCACAGAAAAGAGTGAGCGTTGCTCTGCTTTTTAG